One Roseburia rectibacter DNA window includes the following coding sequences:
- the uidA gene encoding beta-glucuronidase: MLYPQENKIRGIIDLNGVWDFALGTTEEPGDAVTLPEQMEPIAVPASYNDQKDDIAYRNHYGYAYYRRNITVPSYYKGQRLVLRFDAVTHFAKIYLNGVLLTQHKGGFLPFEVDITDKLCAGESAELVVAVDNRINHSTLPVGNEEGTSFMGADNAGVPGVEAAKRWRKPQNLPNFDFFNYAGINRPVRIYTTPKAYIKDVTLVTDIRGTDGIVNYQVKTSDTDGQEVVLQILDANGNEVAQAKGTSGEIVIPDAKLWEPYPGTPYLYTAAVTFGDDYYEEPFGVRTVRVEGTSFLINGKPFYFKGFGKHEDSAFHGRGMDVCLDVKDVNLIHWLHANSFRTSHYPYAEEMYRLCDREGIVIIDEVPAVGIGAGAGINPYETFPIREHHEQVIKDMIARDKNHPCVVMWSLGNEPDTENFPESAYEYWHSLYELAHETDPSDRPVTLVCCQNNYEKDIVTRSMDVVCINRYYGWYNLSGDLDAACYGLNLELDFWESQNKPVMITEYGADAVAGIHECVPEMFSEEFQVEFYKRQNAQFDKRKVFIGEHVWNFADFATVQGCMRVDGNKKGLFTRERRPKMAAHYFKERWGEIPNFEYKG, from the coding sequence ATGTTATATCCACAGGAAAATAAGATTCGTGGGATCATTGATTTAAACGGAGTGTGGGATTTTGCACTTGGGACAACGGAGGAACCGGGGGATGCGGTGACATTGCCGGAGCAGATGGAGCCAATCGCAGTTCCGGCATCTTACAATGATCAGAAAGATGATATTGCTTACCGGAATCATTACGGTTATGCGTATTACCGGAGAAATATTACAGTGCCTTCTTATTACAAGGGACAGAGACTGGTGCTTCGCTTTGACGCAGTAACACATTTTGCAAAAATTTATCTGAATGGGGTATTGCTCACACAGCATAAAGGAGGATTTCTTCCATTTGAAGTGGATATCACTGACAAATTATGTGCAGGGGAGAGTGCAGAACTGGTCGTTGCTGTGGATAACCGCATTAATCACAGCACACTTCCGGTTGGAAATGAGGAGGGAACCTCATTTATGGGAGCAGACAATGCAGGAGTGCCGGGAGTTGAAGCTGCAAAACGCTGGAGAAAACCACAGAATCTTCCTAATTTTGATTTCTTTAATTATGCAGGGATCAACCGTCCGGTCCGAATTTATACGACACCGAAGGCGTATATCAAAGATGTAACGCTTGTGACAGATATCCGTGGAACGGATGGCATTGTGAATTATCAGGTTAAGACTTCAGATACAGATGGACAGGAAGTTGTACTGCAGATCTTAGATGCCAATGGAAATGAAGTGGCACAGGCAAAAGGCACTTCCGGGGAGATCGTGATACCGGATGCAAAACTGTGGGAGCCATATCCGGGAACACCGTATCTGTATACGGCAGCAGTCACGTTCGGTGATGATTATTATGAGGAGCCGTTTGGCGTGCGTACGGTGCGCGTGGAGGGGACTTCGTTTCTGATCAATGGAAAACCGTTTTATTTCAAAGGGTTTGGAAAACATGAGGATTCGGCATTTCATGGACGGGGTATGGATGTCTGTCTGGATGTTAAAGATGTCAATTTGATTCACTGGCTGCATGCAAATTCTTTCCGTACCAGCCATTATCCATATGCGGAAGAAATGTACCGCCTGTGCGACCGTGAAGGAATCGTGATCATCGACGAGGTTCCGGCAGTCGGGATCGGTGCCGGAGCAGGAATCAATCCTTATGAGACATTTCCTATCCGTGAACACCATGAACAGGTCATTAAGGACATGATCGCGCGTGACAAAAACCATCCATGCGTTGTCATGTGGTCACTTGGAAATGAACCGGATACGGAAAATTTTCCGGAGTCAGCATACGAGTATTGGCATTCACTCTATGAGCTGGCACATGAGACAGACCCTTCTGACCGTCCAGTTACTTTAGTCTGCTGTCAGAACAACTATGAAAAAGATATTGTCACAAGAAGCATGGATGTCGTCTGCATTAACCGTTACTATGGATGGTACAACCTGTCCGGAGATCTTGACGCTGCCTGCTATGGATTAAATCTTGAACTCGACTTCTGGGAATCCCAGAATAAACCGGTCATGATCACCGAGTACGGCGCTGATGCCGTAGCCGGTATCCATGAGTGTGTGCCCGAGATGTTCTCGGAGGAATTTCAGGTGGAATTTTATAAGAGACAAAATGCACAGTTCGATAAGAGGAAGGTCTTTATCGGGGAGCATGTCTGGAACTTTGCGGACTTTGCGACCGTGCAGGGATGCATGAGAGTTGATGGTAATAAAAAGGGACTGTTTACGAGAGAGCGCAGACCGAAAATGGCGGCGCATTACTTTAAAGAGAGATGGGGAGAGATACCTAATTTTGAGTATAAGGGTTAG
- a CDS encoding glycoside hydrolase family 35 protein produces MGNFEITDNFYLDGKPFQIISGAIHYFRIVPEYWQDRLEKLKAMGCNTVETYIPWNMHEPKKGEFHFEGMLDIERFVKTAQELGLYVILRPSPYICAEWEFGGLPAWLLAEDGMKLRVSYPPFLKHVQDYYDVLLKKIVPYQINYGGPVILMQVENEYGYYANDREYLLAMKDKMQKGGVVVPLVTSDGPFEENLNGGHLEGALPTGNFGSKTEERFEVLKKYTDGGPLMCTEFWVGWFDHWGNGGHMTGNLEESVKDLDKMLELGHVNIYMFEGGTNFGFMNGSNYYDELTPDVTSYDYDALLTEDGQITEKYRRYRDVIAKYREIPEVTFTTEIKRKAYGTLQAKEKVSLFSVLDDLSAPVESSFPQSMEKLGQNYGYILYHSTLDTEEKLEKLRLWEANDRANIFVDQKPVTTLYDLELLKEKELDVTFERGADFDILMENMGRVNFGPRMEHQRKGIGQCVQVNGHMHNHWKQYTLPLDNIEKVDFSKEYKEGLPGFYRFTVDIDETADTFLDFEGWGKGCVFVNGFNIGRFWEIGPQKRLYIPAPLLKKGENEIIVFETEGKTRDTIVLKDEPDIG; encoded by the coding sequence ATGGGCAATTTTGAGATCACAGACAATTTTTATCTGGATGGAAAACCGTTTCAGATCATATCGGGTGCAATTCATTATTTCAGAATCGTTCCGGAATACTGGCAGGACAGACTTGAAAAATTAAAGGCAATGGGATGCAATACAGTGGAGACATATATCCCGTGGAACATGCATGAACCGAAAAAAGGGGAATTCCACTTTGAGGGGATGCTTGACATAGAACGATTTGTAAAAACGGCGCAGGAACTTGGGTTATATGTGATTTTAAGACCGTCGCCGTACATTTGTGCGGAGTGGGAATTTGGCGGACTGCCGGCGTGGCTGTTAGCGGAAGATGGAATGAAACTGCGCGTTTCCTATCCGCCGTTTTTAAAACATGTGCAGGATTACTATGATGTATTATTGAAAAAAATCGTGCCGTATCAGATCAATTACGGCGGACCGGTCATTTTGATGCAGGTCGAAAATGAATACGGATATTATGCAAACGACAGGGAATATCTGCTTGCAATGAAAGATAAAATGCAAAAAGGCGGTGTCGTTGTCCCGCTTGTCACCTCGGACGGACCGTTTGAAGAAAATTTAAACGGAGGTCATTTAGAAGGCGCGCTGCCGACCGGAAATTTTGGATCTAAGACAGAGGAGCGTTTTGAAGTCCTGAAAAAATATACGGACGGCGGGCCATTAATGTGCACGGAGTTTTGGGTAGGCTGGTTCGATCACTGGGGAAATGGCGGTCATATGACAGGCAATCTGGAGGAGAGCGTCAAGGACCTCGACAAAATGTTAGAACTCGGTCATGTCAATATTTATATGTTTGAGGGCGGTACGAATTTTGGATTTATGAATGGCTCGAACTACTATGATGAGCTGACCCCGGATGTGACATCGTATGACTATGATGCGCTATTGACGGAAGATGGACAGATCACGGAAAAATACCGCAGATACCGCGACGTCATTGCAAAATACAGAGAGATACCGGAAGTCACATTTACGACTGAGATCAAAAGGAAGGCATATGGAACACTGCAGGCAAAAGAAAAGGTAAGCCTGTTTTCGGTGCTGGATGACCTCAGTGCTCCGGTGGAGAGCAGTTTTCCGCAGAGCATGGAAAAACTGGGGCAGAATTACGGCTATATTTTATATCATTCCACATTAGATACGGAGGAGAAACTCGAAAAACTCCGCCTGTGGGAGGCAAACGACCGTGCCAATATTTTTGTGGATCAAAAACCGGTCACAACACTTTACGATCTGGAACTTTTAAAAGAAAAAGAGCTGGATGTCACGTTTGAAAGGGGAGCAGATTTTGATATCCTGATGGAAAATATGGGGCGTGTCAATTTCGGACCGCGCATGGAACACCAGAGAAAAGGCATTGGTCAGTGTGTGCAGGTCAACGGACATATGCACAACCACTGGAAACAGTACACGCTGCCGCTCGACAATATCGAAAAAGTTGACTTTTCCAAAGAATACAAAGAAGGGCTGCCGGGATTTTATCGTTTTACGGTGGATATCGACGAGACAGCAGATACATTCCTGGATTTTGAGGGATGGGGAAAGGGCTGTGTCTTTGTAAACGGATTTAATATCGGAAGATTCTGGGAGATCGGACCGCAGAAAAGACTCTATATCCCGGCGCCGCTGCTGAAAAAGGGCGAAAACGAGATCATCGTATTTGAGACAGAGGGAAAGACCCGCGATACGATCGTGTTGAAGGATGAGCCGGATATTGGCTGA
- a CDS encoding glycoside hydrolase family 43 protein gives MAGYLFVHFTGEQKDGEQIYFSVSRDGLHWTDLNDGKPVLYSHIGECGVRDPFPVKNPLNGRYYLIATDLRIEKGEGWQAAQERGSRDIIIWESEDLVHWEKERAHTVGIREAGCVWAPEAVFDEEEQAFLVFFASKVKCDGEETAKHRIYAAYTKDFVTFSDTFLYMERERDVIDTTILRSNGKYYRISKDETDSRLILEESDSLRGDFKRISCPVFEKLKGVEGPEGYLLPEGRSWCVIADQFAEGKGYLPMITEDLSSGDFTILEKEKYDLGRTKKRHGGVLELSDAEYERLIKAEMEG, from the coding sequence ATGGCAGGATATTTATTTGTACACTTTACCGGGGAACAGAAGGACGGCGAGCAGATCTATTTTTCCGTGAGCCGGGACGGACTGCACTGGACGGATCTAAACGATGGAAAACCGGTACTGTATTCGCATATCGGCGAGTGCGGTGTGCGCGATCCGTTTCCGGTAAAAAATCCGCTGAATGGACGTTATTATCTGATCGCAACCGATCTTCGAATCGAAAAGGGTGAGGGCTGGCAGGCAGCGCAGGAGCGCGGCAGCAGGGATATCATCATCTGGGAATCAGAAGACCTCGTGCACTGGGAAAAGGAGCGCGCCCATACAGTCGGCATCCGTGAGGCTGGCTGTGTCTGGGCGCCGGAGGCTGTGTTTGACGAGGAAGAACAGGCATTTTTAGTCTTTTTTGCATCCAAAGTAAAATGTGATGGGGAAGAGACTGCAAAACACCGCATCTATGCCGCTTATACAAAGGATTTTGTCACATTTTCGGATACATTTTTGTATATGGAACGTGAGCGGGATGTGATCGATACCACGATTTTAAGGAGTAACGGAAAATATTACCGGATCTCAAAGGATGAGACCGACAGCAGGCTGATCTTAGAGGAGTCAGACAGTCTCCGCGGGGATTTTAAGCGGATCTCCTGCCCGGTTTTTGAAAAATTAAAAGGCGTGGAAGGCCCGGAGGGCTATCTTTTGCCGGAGGGCAGGAGCTGGTGTGTGATCGCAGACCAGTTTGCCGAGGGAAAAGGGTATCTGCCGATGATCACGGAAGATCTGTCATCGGGTGATTTCACGATTTTGGAAAAAGAAAAATATGATCTTGGCAGGACGAAAAAAAGACACGGCGGGGTGTTGGAATTAAGTGACGCAGAGTATGAGAGATTAATTAAGGCAGAAATGGAGGGGTAA